A window of Ptychodera flava strain L36383 chromosome 1, AS_Pfla_20210202, whole genome shotgun sequence contains these coding sequences:
- the LOC139140990 gene encoding retinol dehydrogenase 7-like — MIKKYLPLIRKSRGRIVNLSSVAGRFPFVGASAYCISKAGVEMLSDVLRQEMKDWGVSVSIIEPGAFKTEISEKSKIDLMYRDIMEDLDDEIKMTYDIDEQRSRMDVKDDQSKLPADLSPVTGVIQEALLSKHPKNRYPIGPGGGTFIWLANHVPSVILDRVLPAFSLDLYLVRPRKVQ, encoded by the exons ATGATTAAGAAGTACTTGCCTTTAATAAGGAAATCAAGAGGACGGATTGTCAATCTTTCCAGTGTTGCGG GCAGATTTCCATTCGTTGGTGCGAGTGCATATTGCATTTCCAAGGCTGGAGTTGAGATGCTATCTGACGTGCTCAGACAGGAAATGAAAGACTGGGGAGTCAGTGTCAGTATCATTGAACCTGGAGCATTTAAAACTG aAATTAGTGAAAAGAGTAAAATTGATTTAATGTATCGTGACATAATGGAAGACCTagatgatgaaataaaaatgacctATGACATCGACGAACAACGATCTAGAATGGACGTCAAGGACGATCAATCCAAACTGCCTGCAGATTTGAGTCCAGTAACTGGCGTTATCCAAGAAGCCCTACTATCCAAACACCCAAAGAACCGCTATCCGATTGGACCAGGAGGTGGAACTTTCATATGGCTAGCCAATCACGTACCCTCTGTCATTTTAGATCGTGTTCTGCCTGCTTTCTCACTTGACCTGTATCTCGTAAGACCGCGAAAAGTGCAATAA
- the LOC139140972 gene encoding retinol dehydrogenase 7-like → MALLPSLFDFCYTSIVLAFALVVAWRYFCDKSIELSWHMAAVVTSLPVCYLFTDSIGILAFALICVIVYECLPVPHLDIEDKAVLITGCDSGFGHAAAKHLDSLGFQVFAGCLVKGGKGEQQLINNCSGQLTTLQLDVTKQEQIDEAFNVINKKLDGKGLWGLVNNAGIISMCNVELLPIHVFQKVWDINCLGGIRMIKKFLPLIRKSKGRIVNLSSVAGRLPFAGASAYCVSKAGLEILSDVLRQELVDWGVTVSIIEPSGFQTDIAEKDKLEVIYRNVMDGVNEEIRTSYNIEDYSAKVEDKLNKNEMIDRSLYCPDLSLVVDVILDALLSTYPKSRYPIGQGSKTIMWSANHLPSVILDLVYLVISTDLLYVQPKRVR, encoded by the exons ATGGCTCTTCTGCCCAGTTTGTTCGATTTTTGTTACACGTCCATAGTCCTCGCATTCGCATTGGTCGTGGCATGGAGGTATTTCTGCGACAAGTCCATAGAGTTATCCTGGCATATGGCTGCGGTAGTTACAAGCTTACCTGTGTGCTATCTTTTCACGGACAGTATAGGCATATTGGCGTTTGCACTAATAtgtgtcattgtttatgaatgtTTACCAGTTCCTCATTTAGACATCGAAGACAAGGCTGTCCTAATTACCG GATGTGACAGTGGTTTTGGACACGCTGCGGCCAAACATCTAGACAGTCTTGGTTTCCAAGTCTTTGCTGGATGTCTTGTAAAAGGTGGTAAGGGAGAACAGCAGTTGATAAATAATTGTTCAGGTCAGCTGACCACATTACAACTAGATGTCACCAAACAAGAACAGATTGATGAAGCTTTTaatgtcatcaataaaaaaCTGGATGGAAAAG gtttatggggtttggtaaaTAATGCCGGTATAATTTCTATGTGCAATGTGGAACTTTTACCCATCCATGTATTCCAGAAAGTCTGGGACATCAATTGCCTGGGCGGCATTCGTATGATCAAGAAATTTTTACCTTTGATTAGGAAATCTAAAGGAAGAATCGTCAATCTCTCAAGTGTCGCAG GGAGACTACCATTTGCCGGAGCAAGTGCATACTGTGTTTCAAAAGCTGGCTTGGAGATCCTATCTGACGTCCTCCGACAAGAGTTGGTAGATTGGGGAGTTACTGTCAGTATCATTGAACCTAGTGGATTTCAAACTG ATATTGCTGAAAAGGATAAACTTGAGGTGATATACCGGAATGTGATGGATGGAGTCAATGAAGAAATCAGGACAAGTTATAACATTGAGGACTACTCGGCAAAAGTTGAAGATAAACTAAACAAGAATGAAATGATTGACAGATCATTGTATTGCCCGGACTTAAGTCTTGTGGTCGATGTCATCCTGGATGCTTTGCTGTCTACATACCCAAAGAGCCGATACCCGATTGGTCAAGGCAGCAAAACCATCATGTGGAGTGCCAATCACCTGCCTTCTGTCATCTTAGACCTTGTGTACCTGGTCATTTCAACAGACTTGTTGTATGTCCAACCCAAAAGGGTGAGGTAA
- the LOC139140997 gene encoding synaptonemal complex protein 3-like, whose translation MPKKQPQKNQKPKQVPEERESPFDFDEEEDGNQLECIREDETPTVPRTAGKKRTLISQDDDVDLGGEVHTLLERFGSDISKTIVAKRKRLETLTQQSLKSSNRKVEDIFKHQQAERQKLSDEYISQVMNVFQQWESDVAKIKEHEDKLQTLFRQQQKLFQQARIVQSQRLKTLRQLHEQYAKSMSDLETRHQDQHGNVQVELRKEMGLLQKKILMDTQNQEMANVRKSLQSMLW comes from the exons ATGCCAAAGAAACAACCTCAAAAGAATCAAAAGCCAAAACAAGTTCCAGAAGAGCGAGAATCTCCATTTGACTTCGATGAGGAGGAGGACGGTAATCAGTTGGAATGTATTCGTG AGGATGAAACACCGACAGTTCCAAGAACTGCAGGAAAGAAACGAACTCTGATAAGTCAAGATGATGACGTAGACTTGGG AGGTGAAGTGCACACTTTGTTGGAAAGATTCGGAT CTGATATTAGCAAGACCATTGTTGCTAAACGCAAACGTTTGGAGACCCTTACCCAACAGTCATTGAAGAGCAGCAACCGTAAGGTAGAAGATATATTTAAACACCAACAAGCAGAAAG ACAGAAACTTAGTGATGAGTACATCAGCCAGGTGATGAATGTGTTCCAGCAATGGGAATCTGATGTTGCCAAGATAAAAGAACATGAAGATAAACTTCAG ACTTTGTTCCGTCAGCAGCAGAAGCTGTTCCAACAGGCACGCATTGTTCAAAGTCAAAGACTGAAAACACTCAGACAGCTCCATGAGCAATATGCCAAG AGTATGAGTGACCTTGAAACACGGCACCAAGACCAGCATGGTAATGTACAAGTGGAACTCAGAAAAGAGATGGGATTACTACAGAAGAAAATACTCATGGACACT CAAAACCAGGAGATGGCCAATGTCAGGAAATCACTTCAGTCTATGCTGTGGTAG